The following coding sequences lie in one Arthrobacter sp. PGP41 genomic window:
- a CDS encoding sensor histidine kinase, producing MQRPAPRPPLRFSTQTLLLQLSVVLLVVLFSAAVHAWLTYDRAGSEAENRALTLARTLASDASVRADVLAISQQPGTPPAAELAAGPLMEAAEAARARTGALFVVITDETGLRLAHPDPERLGEKVSTDPSEALAGREVTTRNTGTLGPSAGAKVPVYAPDGTTVVGEVSVGYSMETVGQSLARDIGPVAVTAAGALLAGVLGSFLLRRRLQRLTLGLEPEEISTLVHDQVAVLEGVDDGVIGVSADGRISVFNSAAQRLLGLPDLAGSRWEEAPVPDQLKSLTRPGSGGPEALELVAGGRVLVANARKALHRREDLGWVVMLRDRTELQQLTRQLDAVGTMSTALRAQRHEFANQLHTIAGFMSIGQHQQAREYLGRLAATGPLKFPVDQAELLQDPYLQAFVGAKGVEADERGVALRIGPETLVRGQVAEPQDVTTVLGNLIDNAVNAAVAGASEDRWVELEVLDEPDDDGGTLHIVVADSGDGLAVGTDREAFFAEGFSTASGPGPHSGRGGGQGFGLALARQLARRRGGDVKVLDPGTKGGPGAVFMATLPRTTAARAGRNTTGQTGKDTNA from the coding sequence ATGCAGCGCCCTGCGCCCCGGCCGCCGCTGCGGTTCTCCACCCAGACCCTCCTGCTGCAACTGTCCGTGGTGCTCCTGGTTGTCCTGTTCAGCGCAGCCGTCCACGCCTGGCTGACCTATGACCGCGCGGGCAGCGAGGCGGAAAACCGGGCCCTGACCCTGGCCAGGACGTTAGCCTCGGACGCCTCAGTGCGGGCGGACGTGCTGGCAATCAGCCAACAGCCGGGTACTCCCCCGGCCGCGGAACTGGCCGCGGGTCCCCTCATGGAGGCAGCCGAAGCCGCGCGGGCCCGGACCGGCGCCCTGTTCGTGGTGATCACCGATGAGACCGGCCTCAGGCTGGCCCACCCGGACCCGGAGCGGCTCGGCGAAAAAGTCAGCACCGATCCGTCCGAGGCCCTGGCAGGCCGGGAGGTCACCACCCGGAACACCGGAACGCTGGGCCCCTCCGCGGGGGCGAAGGTTCCCGTCTACGCTCCGGACGGCACCACCGTGGTGGGCGAAGTCAGCGTGGGGTACTCCATGGAAACCGTGGGACAGAGCCTGGCCCGCGACATCGGCCCGGTGGCCGTCACGGCGGCCGGCGCGCTGCTCGCCGGCGTGCTGGGTTCGTTCCTGCTGCGCCGCCGGCTGCAGCGGCTCACGCTGGGGCTGGAACCGGAGGAGATCAGCACGCTGGTCCACGACCAGGTGGCCGTGCTCGAAGGCGTTGACGACGGCGTGATCGGCGTTTCGGCCGACGGCCGGATCAGCGTGTTCAACTCCGCTGCGCAGCGGCTGCTGGGGTTGCCGGACCTGGCCGGAAGCCGCTGGGAGGAGGCGCCGGTTCCGGACCAGCTGAAATCGCTGACCCGGCCCGGTTCCGGCGGCCCGGAGGCACTTGAGCTCGTGGCGGGGGGACGGGTGCTGGTGGCCAATGCCCGCAAGGCCCTGCACCGGCGGGAGGACCTGGGCTGGGTGGTGATGCTCCGGGACCGCACGGAACTGCAGCAGCTCACCAGGCAGCTGGACGCCGTGGGAACCATGTCCACGGCGTTGCGGGCCCAGCGCCACGAGTTCGCCAACCAGCTGCACACCATTGCCGGCTTCATGAGCATCGGCCAGCACCAACAGGCCCGGGAGTACCTCGGCCGGCTGGCGGCCACCGGCCCGCTGAAGTTCCCGGTAGACCAGGCGGAGCTGCTCCAGGACCCCTACCTGCAGGCGTTCGTGGGGGCCAAGGGCGTGGAGGCGGACGAGCGGGGCGTGGCGCTGCGGATCGGTCCGGAGACCCTGGTCCGCGGGCAGGTGGCCGAGCCCCAGGACGTCACCACCGTGCTGGGCAACCTGATCGACAACGCGGTCAACGCTGCGGTGGCCGGCGCTTCGGAGGACCGCTGGGTTGAGCTGGAGGTGCTGGACGAGCCGGACGACGACGGCGGCACCCTGCACATCGTCGTCGCCGATTCAGGTGACGGGCTGGCGGTGGGAACGGACCGGGAGGCCTTCTTCGCCGAAGGGTTCAGCACGGCGTCCGGACCCGGACCCCACAGCGGCCGCGGCGGCGGCCAGGGTTTTGGCCTGGCGTTGGCACGCCAGCTGGCGAGGCGCCGCGGCGGCGACGTCAAGGTGCTGGATCCGGGCACCAAGGGCGGGCCCGGCGCAGTCTTCATGGCCACACTTCCGCGGACCACGGCAGCACGGGCCGGCCGGAACACCACGGGGCAAACCGGAAAGGACACCAATGCCTGA
- a CDS encoding CitMHS family transporter, protein MLVLLGFAMIAVFMVLIMTKKLTPVLALIIVPTVFGLFAGAGLGIGDMVMDSMKSMTSTAALLMFAIIYFGLMIDVGLFDPLVRFILRKLGNDPAKVVLGTAILAAAVSLDGDGSTTFILTTAAMLPIYLRLKMSPVVLTCVAGLANGTMNIVPWGGPTARAASALKIDVNDVFVPMIPSLLGGVAVVMAFAWVLGLQERNRLRATAPEIWSVPETAEGFDGGTQPSGGASGSGTARGRKETNPGGAAPAGVSPEGSSVAVLDRTETPQDAQRSQDVQDAGLADTALDPNRSTLRPKLFGFNLALTVAVMGMLIADLVPLPYVFMVGSAIALLVNFPRVKDQATQIVAHAPSIVAVVSMVMAAAVLTGVLTGTGMVEAMSAWLVQIIPSSMGPLMAVITGILSIPMTFFMSNDAFYFGVLPVLSETAGHYGITAAEMARASITGQPFHMQSPLVPAILLLVSLAKVDLGDHHKKVLWRSAVVSLVMLGIGMLTGAIGIG, encoded by the coding sequence GTGCTGGTATTACTTGGATTCGCCATGATCGCGGTATTCATGGTGCTGATCATGACGAAGAAGTTGACGCCGGTGCTGGCGTTGATCATCGTCCCCACTGTTTTTGGCCTTTTTGCCGGTGCCGGCCTGGGCATCGGCGACATGGTGATGGACTCCATGAAGTCCATGACCTCCACCGCAGCCCTGCTCATGTTCGCCATCATCTACTTCGGGCTGATGATCGACGTCGGGCTCTTCGATCCGCTGGTCCGCTTCATCCTCCGCAAGTTGGGCAATGACCCCGCCAAGGTTGTCCTGGGAACCGCCATCCTCGCCGCAGCTGTATCCCTTGACGGCGACGGCTCCACCACCTTCATCCTCACCACCGCAGCCATGCTGCCGATCTACCTGCGGCTGAAGATGAGCCCCGTGGTCCTCACCTGCGTGGCGGGCCTGGCCAACGGCACCATGAACATCGTGCCGTGGGGCGGCCCCACCGCCCGCGCCGCCAGCGCCCTGAAGATCGACGTCAATGACGTCTTCGTCCCCATGATCCCGTCCCTCCTCGGGGGCGTCGCCGTGGTCATGGCCTTCGCCTGGGTCCTGGGACTGCAGGAACGCAACCGCCTCCGCGCCACGGCGCCGGAAATCTGGTCTGTCCCTGAAACCGCCGAAGGGTTCGACGGCGGCACGCAGCCTTCCGGTGGGGCCAGTGGTTCGGGAACCGCCCGCGGACGCAAGGAGACCAACCCCGGCGGAGCAGCCCCGGCCGGTGTGTCCCCGGAGGGGTCCTCCGTTGCCGTCCTGGACCGCACCGAAACTCCCCAGGACGCACAGCGCTCGCAGGACGTACAGGATGCCGGGCTGGCTGACACGGCCCTGGACCCCAACCGCTCCACGCTCCGGCCCAAACTGTTCGGGTTCAACCTGGCCCTCACGGTGGCCGTGATGGGCATGCTCATCGCCGATCTCGTGCCCCTGCCCTACGTCTTCATGGTGGGATCGGCCATCGCCCTGCTGGTGAACTTCCCCCGCGTCAAGGACCAGGCCACGCAGATCGTGGCCCACGCGCCGTCGATCGTTGCCGTGGTCAGCATGGTCATGGCCGCAGCCGTGCTCACCGGTGTCCTGACCGGTACCGGCATGGTGGAAGCGATGTCCGCCTGGCTTGTACAGATCATCCCGTCCAGCATGGGCCCGCTGATGGCCGTGATCACCGGCATCCTCAGCATCCCCATGACGTTCTTCATGAGCAACGACGCCTTCTACTTCGGCGTCCTGCCCGTGCTCAGCGAGACCGCAGGCCACTACGGAATCACCGCCGCCGAAATGGCCCGGGCCTCCATCACCGGCCAGCCGTTCCACATGCAGAGCCCGCTGGTTCCCGCCATCCTGCTCCTGGTATCGCTGGCGAAGGTGGACCTCGGCGACCACCACAAGAAAGTCCTGTGGCGCAGCGCCGTAGTGTCCCTGGTCATGCTGGGAATTGGCATGCTGACTGGAGCCATTGGAATCGGTTAG
- the gatC gene encoding Asp-tRNA(Asn)/Glu-tRNA(Gln) amidotransferase subunit GatC, which produces MAAINRDDVAHLARLAHIEMSDQELDRMAGELAVIVDSVKSVSQAAGDDVPATSHPIPLSNVFREDVVGHTFTAEQALSGAPDSEDNRFKVPAILDEA; this is translated from the coding sequence ATGGCTGCGATCAACCGTGACGACGTCGCGCACCTCGCGCGGCTCGCTCACATTGAGATGAGTGACCAAGAGCTGGACAGGATGGCCGGCGAACTCGCCGTCATTGTTGATTCGGTCAAATCCGTCAGTCAGGCCGCCGGCGACGACGTCCCGGCCACTTCACACCCCATTCCGCTGAGCAATGTGTTCCGCGAAGACGTTGTGGGCCACACCTTCACGGCGGAACAGGCACTCTCCGGGGCGCCCGACTCCGAAGACAACCGTTTCAAGGTCCCGGCAATCCTGGATGAGGCATAA